A single region of the Solwaraspora sp. WMMD406 genome encodes:
- the cydD gene encoding thiol reductant ABC exporter subunit CydD, with the protein METATAPRRRPFDPRLVRHVPAVRRQLGTLGALGVLTAGLIIAQATALATVLAAAAQGRLDRPALGAFVLIVAARAAVVWAQGLIAARAAAGVKARLRIDLLAAIQRHGPGWLSGQRTGRLATLTGRGLDALDGYFTGYLPQLVLSVTVPVAVLARLVFADWSSALIVAVTLPLIPIFGALLGWHAQAATERQWHRLSQLGGHFLDMVAGLATLRAFGRERGQIDVVRRMADRHRVATMGTLRIAFLSALVLELVATLAVALVAVPIGLRLLGGGIALQTALLVLLLTPEAYLPLRAAGSRFHASMEGLTVLDEALTLTATTTTATAATATATATTVTTEFADGPAEPDRSAVVRPVPAATPPTGPAPPFPVEEIRFESVTVEYQRTVALRDVCLTVRAGERIAVIGPSGAGKSTLLALLLGFVRPTSGRILIDGVDLATLDLDRWRQQLAWVPQHAHLFAMSLTGNITLGVPSAPPSRIAAAVRAAALTDVVAALPDGLDTQLGERGYGLSTGQRQRVALARAFLRDAPVVLLDEPTARLDATSEAAVLTASRRLVEGRTALVVAHRPALLDGADRIIRVDAALVTERHRLSGAPT; encoded by the coding sequence ATGGAGACCGCCACCGCGCCCCGGCGCCGCCCCTTCGACCCCCGGCTGGTGCGACACGTGCCGGCCGTACGGCGACAGCTGGGTACGCTCGGGGCGCTCGGGGTCCTCACCGCCGGGTTGATCATCGCGCAGGCGACCGCGCTGGCTACCGTGCTGGCCGCCGCCGCGCAGGGCCGACTGGACCGACCCGCGCTCGGCGCGTTCGTGCTGATCGTGGCCGCGCGCGCGGCGGTGGTCTGGGCACAGGGTCTGATCGCCGCCCGGGCCGCCGCAGGCGTCAAGGCGCGGTTGCGGATCGACCTGCTGGCGGCGATCCAGCGACACGGCCCGGGCTGGCTGTCCGGGCAACGGACCGGCCGGCTGGCCACCCTCACCGGACGGGGGCTCGACGCCCTGGACGGCTACTTCACCGGTTACCTGCCGCAGCTGGTGCTCAGTGTGACCGTACCGGTGGCGGTCCTCGCCCGGCTGGTCTTCGCCGACTGGAGCTCGGCGCTGATCGTAGCGGTCACGCTGCCGCTCATCCCGATCTTCGGGGCGCTGCTGGGCTGGCACGCCCAGGCCGCGACCGAACGGCAGTGGCATCGGCTGAGTCAGTTGGGCGGCCACTTCCTGGACATGGTCGCCGGCTTGGCGACGCTGCGGGCGTTCGGCCGCGAACGCGGACAGATCGACGTGGTCCGGCGGATGGCCGACCGGCACCGGGTCGCCACCATGGGCACGCTACGGATCGCCTTCCTGTCCGCGTTGGTGCTGGAGCTCGTCGCCACGTTGGCGGTGGCGTTGGTGGCGGTGCCGATCGGGCTACGGCTGCTCGGCGGCGGCATCGCCCTGCAGACCGCGCTGCTGGTCCTGCTGCTCACGCCGGAGGCGTACCTGCCGCTGCGGGCCGCCGGCAGCCGCTTCCACGCCAGCATGGAAGGGCTGACGGTCCTCGACGAAGCCCTGACCCTCACCGCGACCACCACCACCGCGACCGCAGCCACCGCCACCGCCACCGCAACCACCGTCACGACCGAGTTCGCCGACGGCCCGGCCGAGCCGGACCGGTCCGCCGTGGTCAGGCCGGTCCCGGCGGCGACCCCCCCGACTGGCCCGGCCCCGCCGTTCCCGGTCGAGGAAATCAGGTTCGAGTCGGTCACCGTCGAATACCAGCGGACCGTCGCGCTGCGCGACGTCTGCCTGACGGTACGGGCCGGCGAACGAATCGCCGTGATCGGGCCGAGCGGGGCCGGCAAGAGCACGCTGCTCGCGCTGTTGCTCGGCTTCGTCCGGCCCACCTCCGGTCGGATCCTGATCGACGGCGTCGACCTGGCCACGCTCGACCTCGACCGGTGGCGCCAGCAGCTGGCGTGGGTGCCGCAGCACGCCCACCTGTTCGCCATGTCGCTGACCGGCAACATCACACTCGGCGTACCGTCGGCTCCCCCGTCGCGGATCGCCGCCGCCGTACGGGCCGCCGCGCTGACCGACGTCGTGGCCGCCCTGCCGGACGGGCTCGACACCCAGCTGGGCGAACGCGGCTACGGCTTGTCCACCGGTCAGCGGCAACGCGTGGCCCTGGCCCGGGCCTTTCTGCGCGACGCCCCGGTGGTGCTGCTCGACGAACCGACCGCCCGCCTCGACGCCACCTCGGAGGCGGCCGTGCTGACCGCGTCCCGGCGGCTCGTCGAAGGCCGGACCGCGCTCGTCGTCGCGCACCGGCCGGCGTTGCTCGACGGCGCCGACCGGATCATCCGGGTCGACGCCGCACTGGTCACCGAGCGCCACCGGCTCAGCGGAGCGCCGACATGA
- the cydC gene encoding thiol reductant ABC exporter subunit CydC, giving the protein MNGGTDTRGGPVIRQWWRPERTVLAVARPYLLRLVGAGLLAAATELAALALMATAIWLLITAAGRPPLDAITVAIVGVRALAISRGVLRYTERLAGHDATLRVVTDVRARIFAALSTRRATTADRSGDALSRLVSDVEAVQDLLLRVLVPGTAAAVVAVLAVAGAAVISPAAAVILAVGLTAAGVVLPLAALALTRRTADRVAPLRGALAADTTDVIHGAADLAAFGATATALARTTTRVQELARLERRLAATGWAADAAGVLIAGLTVAGVAVGALRADVDGVLVGVLAVGSLAAVEMTLALVAAVRQWAQLRGGLRRVADLLGPADLAGPADLAGPAEDAPSAGSEAPARAAEPVEVQLDGVSVRYRHDAPAAVADIDLRLPVGRRIAVVGPSGAGKSTLLALLTGALPPSTGQVRIDGRDLAGIPVDHRHRLVGGLLAEAYVFNATVRDNLLLARPTADDSQLAAATEAAGLLDWIREQPDGWQTLVGAAGGQLSGGQRQRLNLARAMLAGPAVLVLDEPTEGLDPAAADDVLARVLAAAGRRTVVLVTHRLSGLESMDEILVLDAGRVVQQGTHAALVDRPGWYQDQWIMQQAAEQGYLTVSD; this is encoded by the coding sequence ATGAACGGCGGAACCGACACGCGCGGCGGGCCGGTGATCCGACAGTGGTGGCGGCCGGAGCGGACCGTACTCGCCGTCGCCCGGCCCTACCTGCTCCGGCTGGTCGGTGCCGGGCTGCTCGCCGCCGCGACGGAACTGGCGGCGCTGGCCCTGATGGCGACCGCGATCTGGTTGCTGATCACCGCCGCCGGCCGGCCGCCGCTGGACGCGATCACGGTGGCGATCGTCGGCGTACGGGCGCTGGCGATCAGCCGGGGCGTGTTGCGCTACACCGAGCGACTCGCCGGGCACGACGCCACGTTGCGGGTGGTTACCGACGTACGGGCGCGAATCTTCGCCGCGCTCTCCACCCGGCGGGCCACCACGGCCGACCGGTCCGGGGACGCGCTGAGCCGGCTGGTCTCCGACGTGGAGGCCGTCCAGGACCTGCTGCTCCGGGTGCTGGTGCCGGGTACGGCCGCAGCGGTGGTGGCGGTGCTGGCGGTGGCCGGGGCGGCGGTGATCAGTCCGGCCGCGGCGGTGATCCTGGCCGTCGGGCTCACGGCCGCCGGTGTCGTGCTGCCGCTGGCGGCGCTGGCACTCACCCGCCGTACCGCCGATCGGGTGGCCCCGCTGCGCGGCGCGCTCGCCGCCGACACCACCGATGTGATCCACGGCGCCGCCGACCTCGCCGCCTTCGGTGCCACCGCGACCGCGCTGGCCCGGACCACGACGCGCGTCCAGGAGCTGGCCCGGCTGGAACGGCGGCTGGCGGCGACCGGTTGGGCCGCCGACGCGGCCGGCGTGCTGATCGCCGGGCTGACCGTGGCCGGGGTGGCGGTCGGCGCGCTGCGGGCGGACGTGGACGGTGTCTTGGTCGGGGTGCTCGCGGTCGGCAGCCTGGCTGCGGTCGAGATGACCTTGGCGCTGGTCGCCGCCGTACGCCAGTGGGCGCAGCTGCGCGGCGGCCTGCGGCGGGTGGCCGACCTGCTCGGACCGGCCGACCTGGCCGGACCGGCCGACCTGGCCGGACCGGCCGAGGACGCTCCGTCGGCGGGATCCGAGGCACCGGCGAGGGCGGCTGAACCAGTGGAGGTGCAACTGGACGGGGTCTCGGTGCGTTACCGGCACGACGCCCCGGCGGCCGTGGCCGACATCGACCTGCGGCTACCGGTGGGACGCCGGATCGCGGTCGTCGGACCCAGCGGAGCGGGCAAGAGCACCCTGCTCGCGCTGCTGACCGGGGCGCTCCCACCCAGCACCGGACAGGTCAGGATCGACGGTCGGGACCTGGCCGGCATACCGGTCGACCATCGGCATCGGCTGGTTGGCGGACTGCTCGCCGAGGCCTACGTGTTCAACGCCACAGTTCGCGACAACCTGCTGCTCGCGCGCCCGACCGCCGACGACAGCCAACTCGCGGCGGCTACCGAGGCCGCCGGGCTGCTGGACTGGATCCGGGAGCAGCCGGACGGCTGGCAGACCCTGGTCGGGGCCGCTGGCGGTCAGCTCTCCGGCGGCCAACGCCAGCGGCTGAACCTGGCGCGGGCGATGCTGGCCGGTCCGGCCGTACTGGTACTGGACGAACCGACCGAGGGCCTCGACCCGGCCGCCGCCGACGACGTGCTGGCCAGGGTCCTCGCCGCCGCCGGCCGGCGCACCGTCGTCCTGGTGACCCACCGGCTGAGCGGACTGGAGTCGATGGATGAGATCCTGGTGCTGGACGCGGGTCGCGTCGTCCAGCAGGGCACCCATGCCGCGCTGGTCGACCGGCCAGGTTGGTACCAGGACCAGTGGATCATGCAGCAGGCAGCCGAACAGGGATACCTGACGGTTTCAGATTAG
- a CDS encoding DNA primase has protein sequence MAKSPNRPNADGLAAQSPEIDPDATSDAATADADDDVESAVDSAETGSSSRTESSADRSLWRDVRIDPVEIALPAGVGYTLRAYRPSTELTPTDISEREEDDPFAARRRAAEASEDDEDETVVILDEEFAAALAEEEAAEKKPAGGERASDGEVDADDEADTEADAGEEVPVFLTHRGNLLLFKNPQALVSFVRSGAPNDLDQLDTWPELVERLQPADVEALPEDTYELDLVVENLRGGHDVWDAPLLIQSGEVARDLAYALRMPSVLEMLSSGSSLDDLDEALRSTVDGGIGGFMARRRLKKIGAQTASLGWRTIIGKISAAADWRD, from the coding sequence GTGGCCAAGTCGCCGAACCGGCCCAACGCCGACGGGCTCGCAGCCCAGTCCCCCGAGATCGACCCCGACGCAACGTCCGACGCGGCTACCGCCGACGCCGACGACGACGTCGAATCGGCTGTCGACTCGGCGGAGACGGGCTCGTCTTCACGCACCGAATCGTCCGCTGACCGGTCACTGTGGCGCGACGTACGGATCGATCCGGTGGAGATCGCGCTGCCGGCCGGCGTCGGATACACGCTGCGCGCCTATCGGCCGTCCACCGAACTGACCCCCACCGACATCTCCGAACGTGAGGAAGACGACCCGTTCGCCGCCCGTCGCCGCGCCGCCGAGGCATCCGAAGACGACGAGGACGAAACGGTCGTCATCCTCGACGAGGAGTTCGCCGCCGCACTCGCCGAGGAAGAGGCCGCCGAAAAGAAGCCGGCCGGCGGTGAGCGGGCCAGCGACGGCGAGGTGGACGCGGACGACGAGGCCGACACCGAGGCCGACGCCGGCGAGGAGGTCCCCGTCTTCCTGACCCACCGGGGCAACCTGCTGTTGTTCAAGAACCCGCAGGCGCTGGTGAGTTTCGTACGCTCGGGCGCGCCCAACGACCTCGACCAGCTCGACACCTGGCCCGAGCTGGTCGAACGGCTGCAGCCGGCGGACGTCGAGGCCCTGCCGGAAGACACCTACGAGCTCGATCTCGTCGTGGAGAACCTCCGTGGCGGGCACGACGTGTGGGACGCCCCGTTGCTGATCCAGTCGGGCGAGGTCGCCCGCGACCTCGCCTACGCGCTGCGCATGCCCTCGGTCCTCGAGATGCTCTCCAGCGGTTCCAGCCTGGACGATCTCGACGAGGCGCTAAGGTCGACGGTCGACGGCGGCATCGGCGGGTTCATGGCTCGACGGCGCCTCAAGAAAATCGGGGCACAAACGGCAAGTCTCGGGTGGCGCACGATTATCGGGAAGATCTCTGCCGCTGCGGACTGGCGCGACTGA
- a CDS encoding transposase: MSREEDGAVALVRVYCGLATADRSTRSAPAGPALTAAIVDDAGRLLDLREIGDDPAGYARLGTLLVERSSGPSGAAIAADSDDHLVTSLLTAAGRPLAIADDDAADDYAERFADDESLEEMSAPQALRRAIGLARALQAGALSAVTLPAPRDLVAYKPVLAAHSALANGRLAAAVALREVLRELYPAALRAYPDPADPVALAVLDALPEPGMLSGTSSRNRELSVAADAVAAHLAADGVADAGTIDDAVTALRVAIVESPRRSVVNKALTSATAETVRHAVAAVRSCDAAADALVATLAARVTTPTPLSARRTVRRSADPTSGPPATGLHAVPTVDPEQAPGRQPAGSRRAQPQPVSATGSIMTPQPMTTPPVAPAPVAPPPMAPTPLTPAARRTDIGGDRPVSAPPPPPGMTPMPTPRPQLAPADAGEPFRATLTTAALNDARAQRRPTPITPRPNTRGGTGPAAAPMSGAPMSGAPMSAPPVSGAPVSASPVSGPRVPTAPVSSAPVSSAPISSAPISSAPPTAPSNGRFSATDYTLPVPAPRPGPAGPPGSRSNWPLVAHANDETPAGPVGPSPYGSRDEHRTAVPAGYGSAEQPPGGTGHTGRVKPPWLADDLPPEPPVLRLVEPKLAERVSRDEYGRPAETTLEAPALRLVEPGQPDYARGAGRGRRAAPEPFSAPPVPDEGDGDLLIFAAARSAWFVRQPEEADVDFTTPADTGWRAAEQAAQPSIGAETEAGLPKRVPQANLVPGSPLRDERPLRIVRDAASIAEHTNGYFRGWRRGQEIGGYAVGGRPGREAAGGWDFSRDQSGQGDGREFEYRPASYQS; encoded by the coding sequence GTGTCCCGGGAGGAGGACGGCGCAGTGGCGCTCGTGCGGGTGTACTGCGGTCTGGCAACGGCGGACCGGTCTACCCGGTCGGCTCCGGCTGGTCCGGCCCTGACCGCCGCGATAGTCGACGACGCCGGACGGCTGCTCGACCTCCGCGAGATCGGGGACGATCCGGCTGGCTACGCCCGGCTCGGTACCCTGCTCGTGGAGCGCTCCAGCGGCCCGAGCGGCGCGGCGATCGCCGCCGACAGTGACGATCATCTGGTCACCTCCCTGCTCACCGCCGCCGGTCGCCCGCTGGCCATCGCCGACGACGATGCCGCCGACGACTACGCCGAGCGCTTCGCCGACGACGAGTCGTTGGAGGAGATGTCCGCGCCACAGGCGCTGCGGCGAGCGATCGGCTTGGCCAGAGCGCTCCAGGCCGGTGCGTTGTCAGCCGTCACCCTGCCTGCTCCGCGTGACCTGGTCGCCTACAAGCCGGTGCTGGCCGCCCACTCGGCTCTGGCCAACGGACGCCTGGCCGCCGCGGTCGCGCTACGCGAGGTTCTCCGCGAGCTCTACCCCGCTGCCCTCCGGGCTTATCCGGATCCGGCCGATCCGGTCGCGCTCGCCGTACTGGACGCGCTTCCCGAGCCAGGCATGCTCAGTGGCACCAGCTCACGTAACCGCGAACTGTCGGTCGCGGCCGACGCGGTCGCGGCCCATCTCGCGGCCGACGGCGTCGCTGACGCCGGGACCATCGACGACGCGGTGACCGCGCTGCGGGTGGCGATCGTCGAATCGCCCCGACGGAGCGTGGTCAACAAGGCCCTCACCTCCGCCACCGCCGAGACGGTCCGGCATGCGGTCGCCGCCGTCCGGTCCTGCGACGCCGCTGCGGACGCCCTCGTCGCCACGCTGGCCGCCCGGGTGACCACTCCGACCCCGCTGAGCGCCCGGCGAACGGTCCGCCGATCCGCCGATCCGACCTCCGGCCCGCCCGCGACCGGTCTACACGCCGTACCGACGGTCGATCCGGAGCAGGCACCCGGCCGGCAGCCGGCCGGCAGCCGCCGGGCCCAACCGCAGCCGGTCAGCGCGACCGGGTCGATCATGACTCCGCAACCGATGACGACTCCGCCGGTGGCTCCAGCCCCGGTCGCCCCACCGCCGATGGCCCCGACCCCGCTGACGCCAGCGGCTCGGCGTACCGACATCGGCGGCGACCGGCCGGTGTCCGCACCACCGCCGCCCCCCGGCATGACGCCGATGCCGACGCCCCGGCCGCAGCTCGCTCCGGCGGACGCCGGGGAGCCGTTCCGGGCCACTCTCACCACTGCGGCGCTCAACGACGCACGCGCGCAGCGTCGGCCGACTCCGATCACGCCCCGTCCCAACACTCGAGGCGGTACGGGCCCAGCCGCCGCGCCGATGTCCGGAGCGCCGATGTCCGGAGCGCCGATGTCCGCACCGCCGGTCTCCGGTGCCCCGGTGTCGGCCAGCCCGGTGTCCGGACCGCGCGTGCCGACCGCCCCGGTCTCGTCGGCCCCGGTCTCCTCAGCGCCTATCTCGTCGGCGCCGATCTCCAGCGCTCCGCCCACTGCGCCGTCGAACGGGCGTTTCTCCGCCACCGACTACACCCTGCCGGTCCCCGCGCCGCGTCCGGGCCCGGCCGGGCCCCCGGGGTCACGGTCCAATTGGCCGCTGGTCGCCCACGCCAACGACGAGACCCCCGCCGGCCCGGTCGGACCGTCCCCGTACGGGTCGCGTGACGAGCACCGTACCGCTGTACCCGCTGGGTACGGATCAGCTGAGCAGCCACCGGGCGGGACCGGGCACACCGGGCGGGTCAAGCCACCGTGGCTCGCCGACGACCTGCCGCCCGAGCCACCGGTGCTGCGCCTGGTCGAGCCAAAGCTCGCCGAGCGCGTATCACGCGACGAATACGGCCGGCCGGCGGAGACGACGCTGGAGGCGCCTGCGCTGCGGCTGGTGGAGCCGGGACAGCCCGATTACGCCCGAGGGGCTGGCCGGGGCCGACGGGCGGCTCCTGAGCCGTTCAGCGCCCCACCCGTGCCCGACGAGGGTGACGGCGATTTGCTGATCTTCGCGGCAGCCCGGTCGGCCTGGTTCGTCCGGCAGCCGGAGGAGGCAGACGTCGACTTCACCACGCCGGCGGACACCGGCTGGCGGGCCGCGGAGCAGGCCGCCCAGCCGTCGATCGGTGCCGAGACCGAGGCTGGTCTACCGAAGCGCGTACCACAGGCCAACCTCGTTCCCGGATCGCCGCTACGCGACGAGCGTCCGCTCCGGATCGTGCGGGACGCGGCGAGCATCGCGGAGCACACCAACGGCTACTTCCGTGGTTGGCGACGTGGGCAGGAAATCGGCGGATACGCGGTCGGTGGCCGGCCGGGCCGGGAAGCCGCAGGCGGATGGGACTTCAGCCGGGACCAGAGCGGTCAAGGCGACGGACGCGAGTTCGAGTACCGTCCGGCCAGCTACCAATCCTGA
- a CDS encoding ATP/GTP-binding protein, producing MAHRPMAGRVTSAKIVIAGGFGVGKTTLVGSVSEITPLTTEAIMTSAGVGVDDTRQVPGKTTTTVAMDFGRISIDRDLILYLFGTPGQTRFWFMWDELVRGAIGAVVLVDTRRLADCFAAIDFFEHRRLPYLVAINCFDGMQYHDPQDVRDALAISSDVPVIPCDARNRESTKHVLISLVEYVLTMRRQRAVAPA from the coding sequence ATGGCGCACCGCCCCATGGCCGGGCGCGTGACATCGGCGAAGATCGTGATCGCCGGTGGGTTTGGCGTCGGCAAGACGACGCTGGTCGGCTCGGTCTCGGAGATCACGCCGCTGACCACCGAGGCGATCATGACCTCGGCCGGGGTCGGCGTCGACGACACGCGACAGGTGCCGGGCAAGACGACCACCACGGTCGCTATGGACTTCGGACGGATTTCGATCGACCGGGATCTCATCCTTTACCTGTTCGGTACGCCGGGCCAGACTCGATTCTGGTTCATGTGGGACGAACTGGTACGGGGTGCGATCGGGGCGGTGGTGCTGGTCGACACCCGTCGGCTGGCCGACTGCTTCGCGGCGATCGACTTCTTCGAGCACCGGCGGCTGCCGTACCTGGTGGCGATCAACTGCTTCGACGGGATGCAGTACCACGACCCGCAGGATGTCCGGGACGCGCTGGCGATCTCCAGCGACGTACCGGTGATCCCCTGCGACGCGCGGAACCGCGAATCGACGAAGCACGTGCTGATCTCCTTGGTCGAGTACGTGCTGACGATGCGTCGCCAGCGCGCCGTCGCTCCAGCCTGA
- a CDS encoding DUF742 domain-containing protein → MTERDEPTGALVRPYAVTRGRTRPKLEIALEALVETTVRGRSAGATKGGSGREHQYIAALCDGRLQSLAEIAARMQLPLGVARVIIADMASDGLVAVYEPTSLDDTNDAVGTELLERVLSGLRRL, encoded by the coding sequence ATGACCGAACGCGATGAGCCGACGGGTGCGTTGGTCAGGCCGTACGCCGTTACCCGTGGTCGTACCCGGCCGAAGCTGGAGATCGCCCTCGAGGCGCTCGTGGAAACAACGGTGCGTGGTCGGTCCGCAGGCGCGACAAAGGGCGGCAGCGGTCGAGAGCACCAATACATTGCCGCGCTATGTGACGGCCGGCTGCAGTCGCTCGCGGAGATCGCGGCGCGGATGCAGCTTCCACTCGGAGTAGCCCGGGTCATTATCGCGGACATGGCCTCCGACGGCCTGGTCGCGGTATACGAACCGACATCCCTGGACGACACGAATGACGCGGTGGGCACGGAACTGCTGGAGAGGGTGCTGAGTGGACTTCGCAGGCTCTGA
- a CDS encoding roadblock/LC7 domain-containing protein, giving the protein MTSTQDLGWLLANFADRVPGVAHAIAVSADGLLLAASRDLPRDRADQLAAIASGLVSLTQGAARCFEGGAVLQTVVEMDNGFLFLMSISDGSSFAVLAARSSDVGQVGYEMALLVDRVGDALTPAPRTAAGMLG; this is encoded by the coding sequence ATGACATCTACGCAGGATCTCGGTTGGTTGCTGGCCAACTTCGCCGACCGCGTGCCCGGGGTCGCTCACGCGATCGCGGTCTCGGCGGACGGTCTGCTCCTGGCGGCGTCCCGGGACCTTCCCCGGGACCGGGCGGACCAACTCGCGGCCATCGCCTCCGGACTGGTCAGCCTCACACAAGGTGCCGCACGCTGTTTCGAAGGTGGTGCTGTGCTGCAGACAGTGGTCGAGATGGACAACGGATTCCTGTTCCTCATGTCGATCTCGGACGGCTCGTCGTTCGCGGTGCTGGCCGCTCGCAGCAGTGACGTGGGCCAGGTGGGGTACGAAATGGCGCTACTGGTCGATCGAGTCGGTGACGCGCTCACGCCGGCGCCGCGTACGGCTGCGGGAATGCTGGGCTGA